GCCAAAAATAATTTTAATAAAAAATTAACCTTTTTTATAAACTTTAGTTTTGAGTAGCAAATCGTGTAAGGCACTTCTATCTTTTCTCCACAATGGCATTAAAATGCCAATAATGGTAACTCCAGAAACTAAAAAAAGAAAGAATCGTAAAAGTGCAAAAAAGAAAGTAATGGGTTGATTATTCTCTCGCTTTACCCATAAATCATAGGCTTTTTTACCGAGGGTTTGACCTTTGAATGCCATTAATAAAGCCACAATCAAACCATAAATTAATACCGCAACAAAAGGACCCCAATTTGATTCTCGAAACTCTTTTGCACTTCCTATGACAACATAGGTTAAGAAGTATAAAAGGGGTAAATAAATCATAAAAGTGTCAATCACTTGGGCTTTGCCTCTTTCCCAAAAAGTAGCGTAATTAGAATCTTCTTGCAAAGACAAAGAGATATTTGGGGAGATATTTTGTTTCTTTATATTTCTCCAGCGTTTTGACATAGGGGAGCTTAGAATCTAATTGCCACGACTTCCGGGTTTAATTGCTTTGCTACCTTGTTGGCACAAAGGGCATTGACTTGGCTCATAGGTTTCAAAGACAAAATCTTCTAACGCAAAGAGTGGGAGATTAGAATCTAATTTGCATTCTTTAGAATCAAAGGTATTTGGACTTTGGTAGCGGTTGCAGATTCCACGATTAGCAAGGGCGGCATAGCCGACAACTTCAGCGCCAAGGCTTTCAACTTCCTTGGCACATTCCATTGCAGAACCGCCTGTGGTGATAATGTCTTCACACACAAGAATCTTTTCATTTTTTTTGATTTCAAATCCGCGTCTTAGAGTCATCACCCCATTAACGCGTTCTGTAAAAATAAATCGCACTCCCAATGCTCTTGCAAGCTCATATCCAGCGAGAATCCCGCCAAGTGCAGGGGAGCAAACACAATCGACTTTAATTTGCGATTCTTGAATGATTTTTGCAAGTGCTTTTGCTAATTCTTCTGCGGTTTTTGGATTTTCTAAAACCTTAGCAGACTGCAGATAAAAGGGCGAATGCTTACCGCTACTAAGCAAAAAATGCCCCTCTAAAAGTGCGTTTGAATTTTTGTAAATTTGAGTAATATCCATTGCTTCTCCTTGCTAGATTTTTAGCAATTCCTCTTCTTTGTGCTTGACAAGTTCATCGATTTTTTTAACCGCGTTGTCAGTCAATTTTTGAATCTCTTCTTGTCCTTTTTTGGATTCATCTTCGCTAACAACTTTATCTTTTTCAAGCTTTTTGACTTTGTCATTAGAATCTTTGCGGATATTTCTAATTGCAATTTTGGCTTTTTCTCCGATATTTTTAGCTTCTTTAGCGATTTCTTTTCTTTGCTCACTTGTCATTGGGGGGAAAAAGAGTTTGATAGTTTCGCCAT
This portion of the Helicobacter canadensis MIT 98-5491 genome encodes:
- a CDS encoding RDD family protein, with protein sequence MSKRWRNIKKQNISPNISLSLQEDSNYATFWERGKAQVIDTFMIYLPLLYFLTYVVIGSAKEFRESNWGPFVAVLIYGLIVALLMAFKGQTLGKKAYDLWVKRENNQPITFFFALLRFFLFLVSGVTIIGILMPLWRKDRSALHDLLLKTKVYKKG
- the pyrE gene encoding orotate phosphoribosyltransferase; translation: MDITQIYKNSNALLEGHFLLSSGKHSPFYLQSAKVLENPKTAEELAKALAKIIQESQIKVDCVCSPALGGILAGYELARALGVRFIFTERVNGVMTLRRGFEIKKNEKILVCEDIITTGGSAMECAKEVESLGAEVVGYAALANRGICNRYQSPNTFDSKECKLDSNLPLFALEDFVFETYEPSQCPLCQQGSKAIKPGSRGN